In Pollutimonas sp. M17, a single genomic region encodes these proteins:
- a CDS encoding M48 family metallopeptidase — MVQTHIRLGELDIAVTFKAVKNVHLSVHPPKGAVTLVAPIGTRLEVARAYAVSKLRWIRQQQVQLQAQSRETPRQFVTRESHYVWGRRYLLLVLERDAPPAVKMDHRRITLSVRPGSSAAKRESIYQRWQRGLLHQAIAPLIEYWEPRIGVKVNGYFLQRMKTKWGSCNHRQAHIRLNTELAKKPRDLLEYVIVHEMIHLIEPTHNERFISLLAQHYPAWRDARAELNALPLGQTV; from the coding sequence ATGGTGCAGACGCACATACGTCTGGGGGAACTGGACATCGCCGTCACGTTCAAGGCCGTGAAGAATGTCCATCTTTCCGTGCATCCGCCCAAGGGTGCGGTGACGCTGGTGGCCCCGATAGGCACGCGGCTAGAAGTTGCTCGTGCCTATGCTGTTTCCAAGCTGCGTTGGATTCGCCAGCAACAGGTGCAATTGCAGGCACAGTCCCGCGAAACTCCTCGCCAGTTCGTTACCAGGGAAAGCCACTACGTTTGGGGACGTCGCTATCTGCTCTTGGTGCTGGAGCGCGATGCCCCGCCCGCGGTGAAGATGGATCACCGTCGCATCACATTGTCTGTGCGCCCCGGCTCCAGTGCAGCCAAGCGCGAATCCATCTATCAACGCTGGCAACGCGGTTTGCTACATCAGGCTATTGCACCCCTGATCGAATACTGGGAGCCACGTATCGGCGTGAAGGTCAATGGCTACTTCCTGCAACGGATGAAAACCAAATGGGGTAGTTGCAATCATCGCCAGGCCCACATTCGGCTCAACACGGAACTGGCCAAGAAGCCTCGTGACTTGCTTGAATATGTGATCGTGCATGAAATGATCCATCTGATCGAACCGACGCATAATGAGCGGTTCATATCGTTGCTGGCCCAACACTATCCCGCTTGGCGGGATGCTCGAGCGGAATTGAATGCGCTGCCACTGGGACAGACTGTTTGA
- a CDS encoding type I restriction endonuclease subunit R — MTQPMPRSERNSQNRVARLFTTPLADGGLGYEHLGNWSKRDKNRAVETALLRANLAVRGYSPAHIGAALQKLEVAVDFTGITPYQAKLRTYQLLRYGVPVQIAAGQSHETVQLIDWVQPDRNHFALAEEVTLRGGSTRRPDIVLYINGLAVAMIELKRSSVDVGDGIRQLCSNQEETFNQGFFSTVQLLLAGSDAQGLRYGTTGTPEQFFVQWKDEQPSAMATAGALLDLPLVQICEKARFLELIRNFVIFDAGFKKVPRQHQYQGIKAAQERIAKREGGVIWHTQGSGKSILMVLLAKWLLEHDPHARVLVVTDRDELDKQIEGVMRNAGVIGEGATPPRITSRADFVQKLSATSPRVLCALIHKFDAADLKGKPPPIHGRFYVFVDECHRTQGGNMNKQMKRWLADAIFIGFTGTPLLRKDRQTTREVFGTYIHTYKFHEAVADKVVLDLKYEARDVPQRLTSRQAIDAWFEKKTRGLNNFQKSILRKRWATMEELMSAKERKDRIVANIIEDFSLKPRLDNDRGTAILVAASIYDACHYFRLFQNTHFGPHVGIITSYQPNPTAISKESPGSDERYKYDTYKQHVLRAGQTTKQYEDETKRRFIEEPANMKLLIVVSKLLTGFDAPSCTYIYLDNELHDHNLFQAICRTNRLDGDDKDYGHIVDYKELFGDVQQAIAVYSSDELDIDAGNGGDNNVHLKNWLEEGRKQLDEAREALHYLCEPVPPPRELEQFIHYFCGHAGYPEALLESEALRIAFYKAVATYLRAFADIAQNLTEAGYSDSEADTVRRETEFYAELRSAIKHYSGEELDIKPYEADMRHLINTYIQAEPALALGELAELSLTELIIETSIHDAIARKLNEKGKLSKDAIAETIINNVRKTIIRDRLTDPRFYEQMSKLLDDLIQQSREGTEAYESFLSKAEDILKKHRAKQHDIDEPAILHGNAGALVIYRNLPDIISGDVLPDTDGVVKEPQAEYGDPLALLALKIDRVMRDEAPAGWRGDEAKERIVQNFLHPLTGRNREATLKLFDLLRNQPGY; from the coding sequence ATGACCCAACCCATGCCGCGCTCCGAGCGCAACAGCCAAAACCGCGTGGCACGGCTGTTCACCACTCCGCTGGCCGATGGCGGCCTGGGCTACGAACACCTGGGCAACTGGAGCAAGCGCGACAAAAACCGCGCCGTCGAGACCGCGCTGTTGCGCGCCAATCTGGCCGTGCGCGGTTATTCGCCCGCCCACATCGGCGCAGCGTTGCAGAAGCTGGAAGTTGCGGTGGATTTCACCGGCATCACGCCCTACCAGGCCAAGCTGCGTACCTACCAGTTGCTGCGCTACGGCGTGCCGGTGCAGATCGCGGCGGGCCAATCGCATGAGACAGTGCAGTTGATCGACTGGGTGCAGCCCGACCGTAATCACTTCGCGTTGGCTGAGGAGGTGACGCTACGGGGCGGGAGCACCCGCCGGCCGGACATCGTTTTGTACATCAATGGCCTGGCGGTGGCGATGATCGAGCTCAAGCGCAGCTCGGTCGATGTGGGCGATGGTATTCGCCAGTTATGCAGCAATCAGGAGGAAACCTTCAATCAGGGCTTCTTCAGCACAGTGCAGTTGCTGCTGGCGGGCAGCGATGCGCAAGGTTTGCGCTACGGCACCACCGGCACACCGGAACAGTTTTTCGTGCAGTGGAAGGATGAACAACCGTCAGCCATGGCAACAGCGGGCGCGTTGCTGGATCTCCCGTTGGTTCAGATATGCGAGAAGGCGCGGTTTCTGGAGTTGATCCGCAACTTCGTGATCTTCGATGCAGGCTTCAAGAAGGTGCCCCGTCAGCACCAGTACCAGGGCATCAAGGCCGCTCAGGAACGCATCGCCAAACGCGAAGGTGGTGTGATTTGGCACACCCAGGGCAGCGGCAAGAGCATCCTGATGGTGTTGTTGGCCAAGTGGTTGCTGGAGCATGATCCGCATGCGCGGGTACTGGTGGTGACCGACCGCGACGAGCTGGACAAACAGATCGAAGGCGTGATGCGCAACGCCGGGGTGATCGGGGAAGGGGCGACTCCACCACGCATTACCTCACGGGCAGACTTCGTGCAGAAACTCAGCGCTACCTCACCGCGCGTGTTGTGCGCTCTAATCCACAAATTCGATGCGGCCGATCTCAAGGGAAAGCCACCACCCATCCATGGGCGTTTCTATGTATTCGTGGATGAGTGCCACCGCACCCAGGGCGGCAACATGAACAAGCAGATGAAGCGCTGGCTGGCCGACGCCATCTTCATCGGCTTCACCGGCACACCGTTGTTACGTAAGGATCGGCAAACCACTCGCGAAGTGTTCGGCACTTATATCCACACCTACAAGTTCCACGAAGCGGTGGCCGACAAGGTGGTGCTGGATTTGAAATACGAGGCCCGTGATGTGCCGCAGCGGCTGACTTCACGCCAGGCCATCGATGCCTGGTTCGAGAAGAAAACGCGCGGACTAAACAACTTCCAGAAATCCATCCTGCGCAAGCGCTGGGCCACGATGGAAGAGCTGATGAGCGCCAAGGAACGCAAGGATCGCATCGTTGCCAACATCATTGAGGATTTCAGCCTCAAGCCTCGTCTGGACAATGATCGCGGAACAGCGATTCTGGTAGCGGCTTCGATCTACGATGCCTGCCATTACTTCCGGTTGTTCCAGAACACGCATTTCGGCCCTCATGTGGGGATCATCACCTCGTATCAGCCGAACCCAACGGCCATCTCGAAGGAATCCCCAGGTAGCGACGAACGCTACAAATACGACACATACAAGCAGCATGTGCTCCGTGCCGGCCAGACCACCAAACAGTACGAAGACGAAACCAAGCGCCGCTTCATCGAGGAACCGGCCAACATGAAGCTGCTGATCGTGGTCAGCAAGCTGCTGACCGGCTTTGATGCGCCCAGTTGCACCTACATCTACTTGGACAACGAACTGCACGACCATAATCTGTTCCAGGCCATCTGCCGTACCAACCGGCTCGACGGTGACGACAAGGACTATGGCCATATCGTCGATTACAAGGAGCTTTTCGGTGACGTGCAGCAGGCCATTGCGGTGTACAGCTCCGACGAGTTGGACATCGATGCGGGCAATGGCGGCGACAACAACGTCCATCTGAAAAATTGGCTGGAGGAAGGTCGCAAGCAACTGGACGAGGCCCGTGAAGCGCTGCATTACCTGTGCGAGCCGGTGCCGCCGCCGCGTGAGCTGGAGCAGTTCATCCACTATTTCTGCGGCCATGCCGGTTATCCGGAGGCTCTGCTGGAAAGCGAGGCGCTGCGTATTGCCTTCTACAAGGCGGTGGCGACCTATCTGCGTGCCTTCGCGGACATCGCCCAGAACCTGACCGAGGCGGGTTACTCAGACAGCGAAGCCGACACTGTGCGGCGGGAAACCGAGTTCTATGCTGAGCTGCGTTCGGCCATCAAGCATTACAGCGGCGAAGAGCTGGACATCAAGCCCTATGAGGCCGACATGCGCCACCTTATCAACACCTATATCCAGGCCGAGCCAGCGCTGGCGTTGGGCGAGTTGGCAGAACTGTCGCTGACCGAACTGATTATCGAGACCAGCATCCACGACGCCATCGCCAGGAAACTCAATGAGAAGGGCAAGCTGTCGAAGGACGCCATTGCGGAAACCATCATCAATAACGTCCGCAAGACCATCATCCGAGATCGCCTGACCGATCCGCGCTTTTATGAGCAGATGTCCAAGCTGCTCGATGACCTGATCCAGCAAAGCCGTGAAGGCACCGAGGCCTACGAATCATTCCTGAGCAAGGCGGAAGACATACTGAAGAAGCACCGCGCGAAACAACATGACATCGATGAGCCTGCCATATTGCACGGCAATGCAGGTGCGCTGGTGATTTATCGCAATCTGCCTGACATCATTTCCGGCGATGTGCTGCCCGATACGGATGGTGTAGTCAAAGAGCCACAGGCCGAATACGGAGACCCGTTGGCCTTGCTGGCACTGAAGATCGATCGTGTGATGCGTGACGAAGCCCCGGCAGGATGGCGTGGCGACGAAGCCAAGGAGCGCATCGTGCAGAATTTCCTACACCCGTTGACCGGACGCAACCGCGAGGCCACGCTCAAACTATTCGATTTGCTGAGAAATCAGCCGGGCTACTGA
- a CDS encoding PDDEXK nuclease domain-containing protein, whose product MTDKPVSLTSAPQGYADWLADLKGRIHSAQQRAALAVNRELVSLYWQIGCDILARQAEQGWGAKVIDRLAHDLRTAFPEMKGFSPRNLKYMRAFAEAWPDAEIVQQAAAQLPWGHNLVLLDRLKAPTERLAYARAAIEHGWSRNVLNIHIETRLLERTGKAVTNFDQRLPAPQSDLANESLKDPYRFDFLGLGEEAQEREIEKALVQHVTDFLLELGAGFAFVGRQVLLDVGGEEFFIDLLFYHLKLRCYVVIELKAGKFKPEHLGQLGFYLTAVDRQVKYAQDNPSIGLLLCKSKNKVVAEYALGDKSQPMGIAEYKLVESLPQELQTSLPTIEQIEWELGKPMDDGTEE is encoded by the coding sequence ATGACCGACAAGCCAGTCTCCCTGACTTCAGCCCCGCAAGGCTACGCCGACTGGCTGGCCGACCTGAAGGGACGCATCCACTCCGCGCAGCAGCGTGCGGCATTGGCGGTCAATCGGGAACTGGTGAGCCTGTACTGGCAGATCGGCTGCGACATTCTGGCGCGGCAGGCCGAGCAGGGTTGGGGCGCAAAGGTGATCGATCGACTGGCGCATGACCTGCGCACGGCGTTCCCGGAGATGAAAGGTTTTTCGCCGCGCAACCTCAAGTACATGCGTGCGTTTGCCGAGGCCTGGCCGGACGCCGAAATTGTGCAGCAGGCTGCTGCACAATTGCCCTGGGGGCACAACCTGGTATTGCTGGATCGCCTGAAAGCGCCAACGGAGCGCCTGGCCTATGCCCGCGCGGCGATCGAACATGGCTGGTCGCGGAATGTGTTGAACATCCACATCGAAACCCGCCTGCTGGAGCGCACGGGCAAAGCCGTTACCAACTTCGATCAGCGCCTGCCTGCACCACAATCTGATCTGGCCAACGAGTCACTGAAAGATCCTTACCGCTTCGATTTTCTCGGCCTGGGCGAGGAAGCTCAGGAACGCGAAATTGAGAAGGCGCTGGTACAACACGTCACCGATTTCCTGCTGGAGCTGGGTGCGGGTTTCGCCTTCGTTGGCCGACAGGTGTTGCTGGACGTGGGCGGCGAGGAGTTTTTCATCGACTTGTTGTTCTACCACCTCAAGCTGCGCTGTTACGTGGTGATCGAACTGAAGGCCGGCAAGTTCAAGCCCGAGCACCTGGGGCAACTGGGCTTTTACCTGACGGCGGTGGATCGGCAGGTGAAGTACGCGCAGGACAACCCGAGCATCGGCCTGCTGCTGTGCAAGAGTAAGAACAAGGTGGTGGCCGAGTACGCCTTGGGCGATAAGTCGCAGCCCATGGGTATTGCCGAATACAAGCTGGTGGAATCCCTGCCGCAAGAGTTGCAAACCAGCCTGCCGACGATCGAACAGATCGAGTGGGAGCTGGGCAAGCCTATGGATGATGGCACCGAGGAATGA
- a CDS encoding restriction endonuclease subunit S, with product MEVTPGYKQTEVGVIPEDWGIRTVFEIAGYQKARFDDGDWIEAEHISDGGYRIVQTGNIGMGKFVEKDAKKYIYESSFEKLKCKELIPGDILICRLAEPAGRACILPNLAETKVVTAVDVTIFRPAEIVADRSYLVQYFSTPQWFESVLEQVGGTTHKRISRSALGNIKVPCPNDLDEQRTIAAALNDMDALLDGLDRLIAKKRAIKQATMQQLLTGQTRLPGFNRDWEVKRLGDHLTFLKNGVNSRAELSWGDDVLYLHYGDIHGSSRVMLDPASVEMPSLPRVKASRLDRLQNGDLIFADASEDMDGIGKSVEIQNATGINLVSGLHTIVIRFDKSVLADGFKAYIQFIPKFHDHLRQLAAGTKVYATNRAHIASAELRLPSIDEQQAISSLLIDMEAEITALETRHIKTRALKQAMMQELLTGRTRLVKSTEKPDEEAAAQTEGRKANVHFLRSVLAAEIIDQLHEQPTFGHVKFEKMMFLAEHLCEVDIGSTYHRKAAGPYDNRALRSIDSQLQKQQWFEARKQEGRYQYVPLAKRGGHKPYFDRHFSGIVETFEKILSTFKTAKSEQCEIVATLLVAWSDLLREKGAVSDEMIVHEVLYNWHEAKQRISEDRWLKALRWMREKGFVPKGVTLP from the coding sequence ATGGAAGTGACGCCGGGGTATAAGCAGACGGAAGTGGGGGTGATCCCGGAGGATTGGGGCATTAGGACAGTCTTTGAAATTGCTGGATATCAAAAGGCACGATTTGATGATGGAGACTGGATCGAAGCGGAGCATATTTCTGATGGCGGATACAGAATTGTTCAGACGGGCAACATTGGAATGGGAAAGTTCGTAGAAAAGGATGCCAAGAAATATATCTATGAGTCATCTTTCGAAAAACTGAAGTGCAAGGAATTGATTCCAGGCGATATTCTGATATGTCGTTTGGCAGAGCCGGCTGGTCGTGCTTGCATCCTTCCAAATCTCGCAGAAACAAAAGTCGTTACGGCAGTAGATGTGACTATCTTTCGGCCAGCTGAGATAGTCGCCGATCGTAGTTACCTTGTTCAGTATTTTTCCACACCTCAGTGGTTTGAATCGGTTTTGGAGCAAGTCGGAGGGACAACCCATAAACGTATATCGCGTAGTGCACTAGGGAACATCAAGGTTCCATGTCCCAACGACCTAGATGAACAACGCACCATCGCCGCGGCCCTCAACGACATGGACGCACTGCTGGACGGACTGGATCGCCTGATCGCCAAAAAGCGTGCAATCAAACAGGCCACGATGCAGCAACTTCTCACCGGCCAAACCCGCCTGCCGGGGTTTAATCGGGATTGGGAGGTGAAGCGGTTGGGAGATCATTTGACCTTCCTGAAGAACGGTGTGAATTCACGTGCCGAGCTTTCTTGGGGTGATGATGTTCTATACTTGCATTACGGCGACATCCACGGATCTTCGCGAGTGATGCTTGACCCTGCCAGCGTAGAAATGCCTAGCCTCCCACGCGTCAAGGCGAGTCGCTTGGATCGCCTGCAAAATGGCGACCTCATTTTTGCTGACGCATCTGAGGATATGGATGGTATTGGCAAATCGGTTGAAATCCAAAATGCGACGGGCATTAATCTGGTTTCGGGATTGCATACCATCGTAATTAGATTTGACAAGAGTGTGCTGGCAGATGGTTTCAAAGCCTATATCCAGTTCATCCCAAAGTTCCACGATCACCTTCGGCAACTTGCCGCCGGCACAAAGGTGTATGCGACGAATCGAGCACATATCGCCAGCGCTGAATTGAGGCTTCCTAGTATTGATGAGCAGCAGGCTATCTCCTCTTTGCTCATCGACATGGAAGCCGAAATCACAGCCCTCGAAACTCGCCACATCAAAACCCGCGCCCTCAAGCAGGCCATGATGCAGGAACTGCTGACCGGCAGGACGCGGCTGGTCAAGTCTACCGAAAAGCCTGACGAGGAAGCGGCGGCACAAACGGAAGGACGCAAGGCAAATGTCCATTTCCTGAGAAGCGTACTGGCTGCTGAAATCATCGACCAGTTGCACGAGCAACCGACCTTCGGTCATGTCAAGTTCGAGAAGATGATGTTCCTCGCCGAGCATCTGTGTGAGGTTGATATTGGCTCCACCTATCACCGCAAGGCCGCCGGCCCCTATGACAATCGGGCGCTGCGCTCGATAGACAGCCAATTACAGAAGCAGCAATGGTTCGAGGCGCGGAAGCAAGAAGGGCGTTACCAATACGTACCGCTGGCGAAGCGCGGCGGCCACAAGCCGTACTTTGATCGGCATTTCTCTGGAATCGTCGAGACCTTTGAGAAAATTCTGAGTACCTTCAAAACTGCCAAATCGGAGCAATGCGAAATCGTCGCTACCTTGCTGGTGGCATGGAGCGATCTGCTGCGTGAAAAAGGAGCCGTCTCCGATGAAATGATCGTGCATGAGGTGCTGTACAACTGGCACGAAGCAAAGCAGCGGATATCTGAAGATCGCTGGCTGAAGGCTCTACGCTGGATGCGAGAAAAAGGTTTTGTGCCCAAAGGAGTGACATTGCCATGA
- a CDS encoding N-6 DNA methylase yields MMDTEVTSTEKKIERFISTLEAMGSSAENQRLREALGWQESTYDSIKQQLLEESRIVPGQGRGGSVALATTTYTANKESATSLEVREVSVPYLKTKMKADSSSRDGATATPAAKTLAPRNGVIKKSDLYSSIWASCDELRGGMDASQYKDYVLFMLFIKYISDKYGNSDDFAPPVVIPPGASFKDMVALKGKDDIGDKINIQVIQKLIDANTKLARSDFPDFNDPNKLGEGSAMVERLGNLIAIFEKPELNFANNRADNDDLLGDAYEYLMRHFAQDSGKSKGQFYTPAEVSRIIAQVIGISHASTKASTTAYDPTCGSGSLLLKVAAEVGRQITLEGQEKDVATAGLARMNMILHGFPSATILSGDTLVNPKFKDGEQLRAYDYVVANPPFSDKKWSTGLNPANDPYHRFTWGEPPAKQGDYAYLLHIIRSMKATTGKGAIILPHGVLFRGNAEAHIRRQLVHSGILKGIIGLPANLFYGTGIPACILVLDKENASARKGIFMIDASKGFVKDGPKNRLREQDIHRIVDTFRRSADEPRYARMVPLDEIASEKNDYNLNLPRYIDSSEPEDLHDINAHLNGGIPERDIDAFAADWQEMPALRHALFEAERPGYARLRQPMAEVRSIILAHPQFQQFRSKVETLFGKWQQAVMPLLTGIQPGDKPKALVAQVSETLLTTFHAAPLLDPYDIYQHLMDYWAETMQDDAYLIVADGWMALPRRIMETDKKGKIKDKGWTCDLLPKPYIVARYFADEQAELDAKQAELESIASQIAELEEEHGGEDGAFAGFDKINAGPVKDRLTEIGDDADSADERTVLKQWQQLSTREAALKKTVKTLEAELDQQAHDHYVTLSEIEVKTLVVRDKWLARLQANVQQELDRISQTLAQRIRELAERYGTPLPKLEDEVAALSVKVGAHLKKMGATWK; encoded by the coding sequence ATGATGGATACTGAAGTGACAAGTACTGAAAAGAAGATCGAGCGCTTTATCAGCACGCTCGAAGCTATGGGTAGTTCCGCGGAAAATCAGCGGCTGCGGGAAGCATTGGGATGGCAAGAATCCACTTATGACAGTATCAAGCAGCAATTGCTTGAGGAAAGCCGGATCGTTCCCGGCCAAGGTCGCGGCGGCTCAGTCGCCCTGGCCACAACAACCTATACGGCAAACAAAGAATCAGCGACGTCGTTGGAGGTACGCGAAGTCTCCGTGCCATACCTGAAGACAAAGATGAAAGCAGATTCGTCATCGCGGGACGGAGCGACTGCTACCCCTGCTGCCAAGACGCTTGCCCCGCGCAACGGTGTCATCAAGAAATCCGATCTCTACAGCTCCATCTGGGCCTCCTGCGACGAACTGCGCGGCGGCATGGACGCCAGTCAGTACAAGGACTACGTGCTGTTCATGCTGTTCATCAAGTACATCAGCGACAAGTACGGCAACAGCGACGATTTCGCCCCGCCCGTGGTCATCCCGCCCGGTGCCTCGTTCAAGGACATGGTGGCGCTCAAGGGCAAGGACGATATTGGTGACAAAATCAACATCCAGGTCATCCAGAAGCTGATCGACGCCAACACTAAGCTGGCACGCAGCGACTTCCCTGACTTCAACGACCCCAATAAGCTCGGCGAAGGCTCAGCCATGGTCGAACGGCTGGGCAACCTGATCGCCATCTTCGAAAAGCCCGAGCTGAACTTCGCCAACAATCGCGCCGACAACGATGATTTGCTCGGCGATGCCTACGAATACCTGATGCGCCACTTCGCGCAGGATTCCGGCAAGAGCAAGGGCCAGTTCTATACCCCGGCCGAAGTCAGCCGCATCATTGCCCAGGTGATTGGCATCTCGCACGCCAGCACCAAGGCTTCCACCACTGCGTATGACCCGACATGCGGTTCCGGCTCGCTGCTGCTGAAAGTAGCCGCTGAGGTAGGCCGGCAGATCACCCTGGAAGGGCAGGAAAAGGACGTGGCCACCGCCGGCCTGGCGCGGATGAATATGATCCTGCACGGCTTCCCCAGTGCCACCATCCTCAGCGGCGACACACTGGTAAACCCCAAGTTCAAGGATGGCGAACAACTGCGTGCCTACGACTACGTAGTCGCCAATCCGCCGTTTTCCGACAAGAAATGGTCCACCGGCCTCAACCCGGCCAACGACCCGTACCACCGTTTCACCTGGGGCGAGCCGCCCGCCAAGCAGGGCGACTACGCCTACCTGCTGCATATCATCCGCAGCATGAAGGCCACCACCGGCAAGGGTGCCATCATCCTGCCGCACGGCGTGCTGTTCCGCGGCAATGCGGAAGCCCACATCCGCAGGCAACTGGTGCACTCGGGCATCCTCAAGGGCATCATCGGCCTGCCTGCCAACCTGTTCTACGGCACCGGCATTCCCGCCTGCATCCTGGTGCTGGACAAGGAAAACGCCAGCGCCCGCAAGGGAATCTTCATGATCGACGCCAGCAAAGGCTTCGTCAAGGACGGCCCCAAGAACCGCCTGCGCGAGCAGGACATCCACCGCATTGTCGATACCTTCCGCCGTAGCGCGGACGAGCCGCGCTACGCTCGCATGGTGCCGCTGGACGAAATCGCCAGCGAAAAGAACGACTACAACCTCAACCTGCCGCGCTACATCGACAGCAGTGAGCCGGAAGACCTGCACGACATTAATGCCCACCTCAACGGTGGCATCCCCGAGCGCGACATCGACGCCTTCGCAGCCGACTGGCAGGAAATGCCCGCACTGCGCCATGCGCTGTTCGAGGCCGAGCGTCCCGGTTATGCGCGGCTGCGCCAGCCGATGGCCGAAGTGCGTTCCATCATCCTCGCCCACCCGCAGTTCCAGCAATTCCGTAGCAAGGTGGAAACCCTGTTCGGCAAATGGCAGCAGGCCGTCATGCCGCTGCTCACCGGCATCCAGCCCGGCGACAAACCCAAGGCGCTGGTCGCGCAGGTCTCCGAAACCCTGCTCACCACCTTCCACGCCGCGCCGTTGCTCGATCCCTACGACATTTACCAGCACCTGATGGACTACTGGGCCGAAACCATGCAGGACGACGCCTACCTGATCGTTGCCGACGGCTGGATGGCGCTGCCTCGGCGTATTATGGAAACCGACAAGAAGGGCAAGATCAAGGACAAGGGCTGGACCTGCGACCTTCTGCCCAAGCCATACATCGTCGCCCGCTACTTCGCCGACGAGCAAGCTGAACTGGACGCGAAACAGGCCGAGCTTGAAAGCATTGCTAGCCAGATCGCCGAACTGGAAGAAGAACACGGCGGCGAAGACGGCGCCTTCGCAGGCTTTGACAAGATCAACGCCGGGCCGGTGAAAGATCGCCTCACCGAAATCGGTGATGACGCCGACAGCGCCGACGAACGCACCGTGCTCAAGCAGTGGCAGCAACTCAGCACCCGCGAAGCCGCACTGAAGAAAACCGTCAAAACGCTGGAGGCGGAACTCGACCAGCAAGCCCACGACCATTACGTCACCCTCAGCGAAATCGAGGTCAAAACGCTGGTGGTACGAGACAAGTGGCTGGCCCGCTTGCAGGCCAACGTGCAGCAGGAGCTGGATCGCATCTCGCAAACCCTCGCCCAGCGCATCCGCGAACTGGCCGAACGCTACGGCACCCCGCTGCCCAAGTTGGAAGACGAGGTGGCAGCCCTCAGTGTCAAGGTGGGAGCACACCTGAAGAAGATGGGGGCGACATGGAAGTGA
- the ychF gene encoding redox-regulated ATPase YchF codes for MALQCGIVGLPNVGKSTLFNALTKAGIAAENYPFCTIEPNVGVVEVPDSRLAALAGIVKPERILPAVVEFVDIAGLVAGASKGEGLGNQFLANIRETDAIVHVVRCFDDENVIHVAGRIDPVSDIEVINTELALADLATAEKALQRNQKTARAGDKEAIKMVALLEKIIPVLNEARPVRSLGLDDDDLALIKQFCFITAKRCMYVANVKEDGFENNEHLAAVQKYAEAENAPVVAVCAAVEAEIAELDDEDKSVFLADMGMDEPGLNRVIRAAYNLLGLQTYFTAGVKEVRAWTIHIGDTAPKAAGVIHTDFERGFIRAQTIAFEDFIACKGEQGAKEAGKMRAEGKEYVVKDGDVLNFLFNV; via the coding sequence ATGGCTTTGCAATGTGGCATCGTTGGCCTGCCCAACGTCGGAAAATCAACCCTGTTCAATGCCTTGACCAAGGCAGGCATTGCCGCCGAGAACTATCCCTTCTGCACCATCGAGCCTAACGTGGGCGTCGTCGAAGTCCCGGACAGCCGCCTGGCGGCGCTGGCCGGAATCGTCAAGCCCGAGCGCATCCTGCCCGCCGTGGTCGAATTCGTCGACATCGCCGGCCTGGTGGCGGGCGCATCCAAGGGCGAAGGCCTGGGCAACCAGTTCCTGGCCAACATCCGTGAAACCGACGCCATCGTGCACGTGGTGCGCTGCTTCGACGACGAGAACGTCATCCACGTGGCCGGCCGCATCGACCCCGTTTCCGACATCGAAGTCATCAACACCGAACTGGCCCTGGCCGACTTGGCCACCGCCGAAAAAGCCTTGCAGCGCAACCAGAAGACCGCGCGCGCCGGCGACAAGGAAGCCATCAAGATGGTGGCCCTGCTGGAAAAAATCATCCCCGTCCTGAACGAGGCGCGGCCCGTGCGCTCGCTGGGACTGGACGACGACGACCTGGCCCTGATCAAGCAGTTCTGCTTCATCACCGCCAAGCGCTGCATGTACGTGGCCAACGTCAAGGAAGACGGCTTCGAGAACAACGAGCACCTGGCCGCCGTGCAGAAGTACGCCGAGGCCGAGAACGCCCCCGTCGTGGCCGTGTGCGCCGCCGTCGAAGCGGAGATCGCCGAGCTGGACGACGAAGACAAAAGCGTGTTTCTGGCCGACATGGGCATGGACGAGCCCGGCCTGAACCGCGTCATCCGCGCGGCCTACAACTTGTTGGGCCTGCAGACTTACTTCACCGCCGGCGTCAAGGAAGTGCGCGCCTGGACCATACACATCGGCGACACCGCGCCCAAGGCCGCCGGCGTCATCCACACCGACTTCGAGCGCGGCTTCATCCGTGCGCAGACGATCGCGTTCGAGGACTTCATTGCCTGCAAGGGCGAGCAGGGCGCCAAGGAAGCCGGCAAGATGCGCGCGGAAGGGAAAGAGTATGTGGTGAAGGACGGGGATGTGTTGAATTTCCTGTTTAATGTTTGA